A region of Streptomyces halobius DNA encodes the following proteins:
- a CDS encoding DUF4192 domain-containing protein yields the protein MNPHSEPSKPGTNDNSSAESTESSQSAESIESTEPTEPTESSQSADAAASSGASDTTGPARNAPPADPFAHSVGTARSPEPEAQVTLRGPAELADALPYLMGFYPDDSIVMVALHGERGRFGGRVRLGIPTDTTQWPDVSDQLADCLVSAGEAPSTRPAGILVFLCQEPAAGESGQDVKDRLRPLAQRLRTACGALDVPVIEALCLSNGRYWSYCCPDFRCCPAEGTPLAMPGTSVMAAAAAFAGMQVRGSLKEMEARLTPRTGPRAADQEKALDAAAAALVPRMLRRAGAAVLRRDTLDRAGAMIRRFRKDTPSGSNRARDACDDALITDAEAADLILGLQDRITRDRAAEWMDGPEAAPALRLWRALARRCAGGYAEHAAAPLTLAGWVCWSTGDGPSARVALGRALAVDPDCLFAQLLHHAINEGLDPEPIRRCLRGQREEAVSADRALSAAVKEAPKPGTRSRAARSGAADRPRKPRGATGPGGRTTDGRGTRRAGRDGDRSRR from the coding sequence ATGAATCCGCACAGTGAACCGTCCAAGCCCGGCACCAACGACAACTCCTCCGCCGAATCCACCGAGTCCAGCCAATCCGCCGAATCCATCGAGTCCACTGAGCCCACTGAGCCCACCGAGTCCAGCCAATCCGCCGATGCCGCCGCATCCTCCGGCGCGTCCGACACCACCGGCCCGGCCCGAAACGCGCCACCTGCCGACCCCTTCGCCCATTCCGTCGGCACCGCCCGGAGCCCGGAGCCCGAAGCCCAGGTCACCCTGCGCGGCCCGGCCGAGCTCGCCGACGCGTTGCCGTATCTCATGGGCTTCTATCCGGACGACAGCATCGTGATGGTGGCGCTGCACGGCGAACGCGGACGCTTCGGCGGCCGGGTCAGGCTCGGCATCCCGACGGACACCACCCAGTGGCCGGATGTGTCCGACCAGCTCGCCGACTGCCTGGTGTCGGCCGGCGAGGCCCCCTCCACCCGCCCCGCGGGCATCCTCGTCTTCCTGTGCCAGGAGCCCGCGGCGGGCGAGAGCGGCCAGGACGTGAAGGACCGGCTGCGGCCCCTGGCCCAGCGGCTGCGCACCGCCTGCGGCGCCCTCGACGTCCCCGTCATCGAAGCCCTCTGCCTCTCCAACGGCCGCTACTGGTCCTACTGTTGCCCCGATTTCCGCTGCTGCCCCGCCGAGGGCACGCCGCTGGCCATGCCCGGCACGTCCGTGATGGCCGCGGCCGCCGCGTTCGCGGGCATGCAGGTGCGCGGCTCGCTCAAGGAGATGGAGGCCCGGCTGACGCCCCGCACCGGACCACGGGCGGCCGACCAGGAGAAGGCCCTGGACGCCGCGGCCGCCGCTCTCGTCCCGCGCATGCTCCGGCGGGCCGGCGCCGCGGTCCTCCGCCGGGACACCCTCGACCGGGCCGGCGCGATGATCCGCCGGTTCCGGAAGGACACGCCCTCCGGCAGCAACCGTGCCAGGGACGCCTGCGACGACGCGCTGATCACCGACGCCGAGGCCGCCGATCTCATCCTCGGCCTCCAGGACCGGATCACCCGCGACCGGGCGGCGGAGTGGATGGACGGCCCCGAGGCCGCGCCGGCCCTCCGGCTCTGGCGCGCCCTCGCCCGCCGCTGCGCCGGCGGCTATGCCGAACACGCGGCGGCACCGCTCACCCTCGCCGGATGGGTCTGCTGGTCCACCGGAGACGGTCCGTCGGCTCGGGTCGCCCTCGGCCGCGCCCTGGCTGTCGACCCCGACTGCCTCTTCGCCCAGCTGCTGCACCACGCCATCAATGAGGGCCTCGATCCGGAGCCGATCCGCCGCTGCCTGCGCGGCCAGCGCGAAGAGGCGGTGAGCGCGGACCGCGCGCTGTCGGCCGCCGTCAAGGAGGCACCGAAGCCCGGCACCCGCTCCAGGGCTGCCCGCTCCGGTGCCGCCGACCGACCCCGCAAGCCCCGTGGCGCCACCGGACCGGGCGGCCGTACGACCGACGGACGGGGCACCCGCCGGGCAGGCCGGGACGGCGACCGGAGCCGGCGGTGA
- a CDS encoding RecQ family ATP-dependent DNA helicase, whose protein sequence is MSDEELRASADAVLTRLVGDPGGGARLREDQWRAIEALVADRRRALVVQRTGWGKSAVYFVATALLRERGSGPTVIISPLLALMRNQVEAAARAGIHARTINSSNTEEWDTVQAEVAAGEVDVLLVSPERLNNPDFRDQVLPKLAAATGLLVVDEAHCISDWGHDFRPDYRRLRTVLADLPPGVPVLATTATANARVTADVAEQLGTGDAAEALVLRGPLDRESLSLGVLPLPDAAHRLAWLADHLQELPGSGIIYTLTVAAAEEVTAFLRHRGHTVSSYTGKTENADRQQAEDDLLANRVKALVATSALGMGFDKPDLGFVVHLGSPSSPIAYYQQVGRAGRGVKHAEVLLLPGREDEAIWKYFASLAFPSEEQVRQTLDVLAAAGRPVSLPALEPRVELRRSRLEIMLKVLDVDGAVRRVKGGWTATGRPWSYDAERYAWVTRQREAEQQAMREYAGTTGCRMEFLRRQLDDEAAMPCGRCDNCAGARFSTEVSAASLDAARGELGRPGVEVEPRRMWPTGLPAIGLDLKGRIPAGELAATGRALGRLSDIGWGNRLRPMLAPQAPDGPVPDEVSAAVVTVLADWAKGPGGWASGEDDAPARPVGVVCLASRTRPQLIRSLAERLASVGRMPFLGTVASVDDGADGRIPRSNSAQRLRALHGSLSVPPELARALESAGGPVLLVDDYADTGWTLAVAARLLRRAGAEGVFPLVLAVQG, encoded by the coding sequence ATGAGCGACGAAGAGCTGCGTGCCTCGGCCGATGCCGTCCTGACCCGACTCGTCGGCGATCCCGGCGGCGGGGCCCGGCTGCGCGAGGACCAGTGGCGGGCGATCGAGGCGCTGGTCGCCGACCGCCGCCGTGCCCTGGTCGTGCAGCGCACGGGCTGGGGAAAGTCCGCGGTCTATTTCGTGGCGACGGCGCTGCTGCGCGAGCGCGGCAGCGGACCGACCGTGATCATCTCCCCGCTGCTCGCGCTGATGCGCAACCAGGTGGAGGCGGCCGCGCGGGCCGGGATCCACGCGCGCACGATCAACTCGTCCAACACCGAGGAATGGGACACCGTTCAGGCCGAGGTGGCGGCCGGCGAGGTGGATGTCCTGCTGGTGAGTCCCGAGCGGCTCAACAACCCCGATTTCCGCGATCAGGTGCTGCCCAAACTCGCGGCGGCCACCGGCCTGCTGGTGGTCGACGAGGCACACTGCATCTCCGACTGGGGCCACGATTTCCGGCCGGATTACCGGCGGCTGCGCACAGTGCTCGCCGACCTCCCGCCCGGTGTCCCGGTGCTCGCCACGACGGCCACGGCCAACGCCCGGGTGACGGCCGATGTCGCCGAGCAGCTGGGGACGGGTGACGCCGCCGAGGCCCTGGTCCTGCGCGGCCCGCTGGACCGGGAGAGCCTGAGCCTGGGCGTGCTGCCGCTCCCGGACGCCGCGCACCGGCTCGCCTGGCTCGCGGACCATCTGCAGGAGCTTCCGGGTTCGGGGATCATCTACACGCTCACCGTCGCCGCCGCCGAGGAGGTCACGGCTTTCCTGCGGCACCGGGGCCACACGGTCTCCTCGTACACCGGCAAGACGGAGAACGCCGACCGCCAGCAGGCCGAGGACGATCTCCTCGCCAACCGCGTGAAGGCGCTCGTGGCGACGTCCGCGCTGGGCATGGGCTTCGACAAGCCCGACCTGGGGTTCGTGGTGCATCTGGGGTCGCCGTCCTCCCCCATCGCCTACTACCAGCAGGTGGGGCGCGCGGGGCGTGGGGTGAAGCACGCCGAGGTGCTGCTGCTGCCGGGCCGCGAGGACGAGGCGATCTGGAAGTACTTCGCGTCGCTGGCCTTCCCGTCCGAGGAGCAGGTGCGCCAGACGCTGGACGTCCTGGCGGCCGCGGGCCGGCCGGTGTCGCTGCCGGCCCTGGAGCCGCGGGTCGAACTGCGCCGGTCCCGCCTGGAGATCATGCTCAAGGTGCTCGATGTGGACGGCGCGGTGCGTCGCGTCAAGGGCGGCTGGACGGCCACCGGCCGCCCGTGGTCGTACGACGCGGAGCGCTATGCGTGGGTGACCCGTCAGCGCGAGGCCGAACAGCAGGCGATGCGGGAGTACGCCGGCACGACGGGCTGCCGGATGGAGTTTCTGCGGCGGCAGTTGGACGACGAAGCGGCCATGCCGTGCGGTCGCTGCGACAACTGCGCGGGGGCCAGGTTCAGCACCGAGGTGTCCGCCGCCTCATTGGACGCCGCGCGCGGCGAGCTGGGGCGCCCCGGTGTGGAGGTGGAGCCGCGGCGGATGTGGCCGACGGGGCTGCCGGCCATCGGCCTCGACCTCAAGGGGCGTATCCCGGCAGGTGAGTTGGCCGCGACGGGCCGTGCGCTGGGCCGGCTGTCCGACATCGGGTGGGGCAACCGGCTTCGCCCGATGCTCGCACCGCAGGCACCGGACGGCCCGGTCCCCGATGAGGTATCGGCCGCGGTGGTCACGGTCCTCGCCGACTGGGCCAAAGGACCCGGTGGTTGGGCCTCTGGAGAAGACGACGCACCGGCCCGCCCAGTGGGCGTCGTCTGCCTCGCGTCGCGTACCCGCCCGCAGTTGATCCGGTCGCTCGCCGAACGGCTCGCGTCGGTCGGCAGGATGCCGTTCCTGGGGACGGTGGCCTCGGTGGACGACGGAGCGGACGGCAGGATTCCGCGCAGCAACAGCGCTCAGCGGCTGCGGGCCCTGCACGGTTCGCTGAGCGTGCCACCGGAGTTGGCGCGGGCCCTGGAGTCGGCCGGCGGCCCGGTGCTCCTGGTGGACGACTACGCCGACACCGGCTGGACGCTGGCCGTGGCCGCCCGGCTGCTGCGCCGGGCGGGAGCCGAGGGGGTGTTTCCGCTGGTCCTCGCCGTACAGGGGTAA